A stretch of Geomonas oryzisoli DNA encodes these proteins:
- a CDS encoding alpha/beta hydrolase has protein sequence MKRLLALTLLLVSFLAVRTAWATPAKSYFYPFVNPYEATVMELPKEFEVRLPDQIPVYEFDVRPFPKRKIPEVFWYEDGLACSLVYQDHKAPLVFLVAGSGSRFDVPRMLKLQKVLYQAGFHVISITSPTHMDFVVNASSGLPGIATDDAKDLYRVMDLAYQKVRGRVEVSEFLLAGYSLGGFDAAFIANLDDREHRFNFTRVLLMNPPVCLYDSVSALDRLLVDNVPGGMDNFDNWFRGVFSQTMHLSEAWSPGGLSGESMYRTYKRMQPSESNLAALIGLTARMNAADMIFTADVMNGGGYIVPKNVRLTSTTSLTRYAIVAYKTSFVDYFEQWLFPHYQKMESGLTREALLRRETLRSLEGYLKGNKKFGLIHNEDDIILVSGDIDYLQRVFDDRAWIFPSGGHMGNMFHPDVVSAITGFLKGKEE, from the coding sequence ATGAAACGTCTACTTGCGCTGACTCTGCTGCTCGTTTCTTTTCTTGCCGTCCGGACTGCCTGGGCGACGCCTGCGAAATCCTATTTCTATCCCTTTGTGAACCCGTACGAGGCGACGGTGATGGAGCTCCCGAAGGAGTTCGAGGTCAGGCTGCCGGACCAGATCCCGGTGTACGAGTTCGATGTCCGCCCCTTCCCGAAAAGGAAGATACCCGAGGTGTTCTGGTACGAGGACGGGCTCGCCTGCTCGCTGGTGTACCAGGACCACAAGGCACCGCTGGTCTTTTTGGTCGCAGGCTCTGGCTCCCGGTTCGACGTGCCGCGCATGCTCAAGCTGCAGAAGGTGTTGTATCAAGCCGGTTTCCATGTCATCTCGATAACTTCGCCGACCCACATGGACTTCGTGGTGAACGCGTCCAGCGGTCTCCCCGGGATTGCCACCGACGACGCCAAGGACCTGTACCGGGTCATGGATCTCGCCTACCAGAAGGTCCGCGGACGCGTCGAGGTCTCCGAGTTCCTGCTGGCAGGGTACAGCCTGGGGGGCTTCGATGCCGCCTTCATCGCCAACCTTGACGACAGGGAGCACCGCTTCAATTTCACGCGCGTGCTGCTCATGAACCCGCCGGTATGCCTCTACGACTCGGTTTCGGCCCTGGACCGATTGCTGGTGGACAACGTTCCCGGAGGAATGGACAACTTCGACAACTGGTTCCGCGGCGTCTTCAGCCAGACCATGCATCTTTCCGAGGCCTGGAGTCCCGGCGGGCTGAGCGGCGAATCGATGTACCGCACCTACAAGCGGATGCAGCCCAGCGAGAGCAACCTCGCCGCCCTGATCGGTCTCACCGCACGCATGAACGCCGCGGACATGATCTTCACGGCTGACGTCATGAACGGCGGCGGCTACATCGTCCCCAAAAACGTTCGTCTCACCTCGACGACCTCGCTCACCCGCTACGCCATCGTCGCCTACAAGACGAGCTTCGTCGACTACTTCGAACAGTGGCTTTTCCCGCATTATCAGAAGATGGAGTCGGGGTTGACCCGCGAGGCTTTGCTGCGGCGCGAGACCCTGCGCTCGCTGGAAGGGTACCTGAAGGGGAACAAGAAGTTCGGGCTGATCCACAACGAGGACGACATCATCCTGGTCTCCGGTGACATCGACTACCTGCAACGCGTCTTCGATGACCGGGCCTGGATCTTCCCCAGCGGCGGACACATGGGCAACATGTTCCATCCCGACGTGGTCTCCGCCATAACCGGCTTTCTCAAAGGGAAGGAGGAGTGA
- a CDS encoding TAXI family TRAP transporter solute-binding subunit, with protein MHVCRLAAYSLAFLAVTLLHLSPPPVLAAPLQSLPISSGTTTSSYYAAASAAAKVFNKKSAVYGVRLATVASAGSVANIDAVAEGRAAFGIAETELLKRAMQGVRPWEGKAREGLRAVLGLYPATVTIVAAVDSGVKRVSDLKGKRLSIGAPGSIDNTYAGALLQMSGLNPGEVFTSEHSTALAPELLQKGDIDAYLCIVGHPNLTVLEASAGKRKVLLVPLGEELIRQVTGNNPLLVPVLIPMRFYPNVQATGSVPSLGIRTLLFTNSDQPDDNVYHVVREILGNLDLFRRQHPILQDLTPEQAARVNVIPLHPGAARYFKESGLIP; from the coding sequence ATGCATGTTTGCCGACTGGCCGCGTACTCTCTGGCGTTTCTCGCCGTCACACTGTTACACCTTTCGCCTCCCCCGGTTCTCGCCGCACCGCTGCAGTCCCTGCCCATCTCCTCAGGCACCACCACCAGTTCCTACTACGCCGCCGCAAGTGCCGCGGCCAAGGTATTCAACAAGAAGAGCGCGGTCTACGGCGTGAGGCTCGCCACCGTGGCCTCGGCCGGGTCGGTGGCGAACATCGACGCGGTCGCCGAGGGACGGGCTGCGTTCGGCATCGCCGAGACCGAACTTTTGAAGCGCGCCATGCAGGGGGTGCGTCCCTGGGAAGGGAAGGCGAGGGAAGGATTGCGGGCCGTGCTCGGGCTCTATCCGGCCACGGTCACCATCGTCGCCGCCGTCGACAGCGGCGTGAAGCGCGTCTCCGACCTGAAAGGGAAAAGGCTCAGCATAGGCGCCCCCGGTTCCATCGACAACACCTACGCCGGCGCGCTGTTGCAGATGTCGGGGCTCAACCCCGGAGAGGTTTTCACCTCCGAGCATTCCACCGCGCTCGCCCCGGAACTGCTGCAAAAAGGTGACATCGATGCCTACCTCTGCATCGTCGGGCACCCAAACCTCACCGTGCTCGAGGCAAGCGCGGGGAAGCGCAAGGTGCTCCTGGTTCCGTTGGGTGAAGAGCTGATCAGGCAGGTGACCGGGAACAACCCGCTCCTCGTCCCGGTCCTCATCCCGATGCGCTTCTACCCGAACGTGCAGGCAACGGGAAGCGTGCCAAGCCTCGGCATCCGCACCTTACTTTTCACCAACTCCGACCAGCCCGACGACAATGTCTACCACGTGGTGCGCGAGATCCTGGGCAACCTCGACCTGTTCCGGCGCCAGCACCCGATCCTGCAGGATCTGACGCCTGAACAGGCGGCGCGGGTCAACGTTATTCCCCTGCATCCCGGAGCGGCACGCTACTTCAAAGAGTCCGGCCTGATACCGTAG
- the adeC gene encoding AdeC/AdeK/OprM family multidrug efflux complex outer membrane factor: MTRTIARPLALAAFLFLGGCASMAPKYTPPAPPVAGNWPTGPSYKTEQAAQKPLAEIPWQEFFVEPQLQKLITLALDNNRDLKVAVLNMDRYRALYQIKRADLFPTVTGDGAFAVRKTADDLSQNGNGGVGHSYNVSVGISSYELDLFGRVSSLKDQALEQYLATEQARRSVQITLVSQVANAYLTLGSDLERLQLAKDTLANQQESYRLSKSRFEAGVSSALDLQQAQTSVDSARVDIARYTTLVAQDLNALVLVVGSDVPQDLLPKSLTETLTAVKDVAPGLPSDVLLSRPDILQAENNLKGANANIGAARAAFFPRIALTTSVGFGSDQLTGLFKGGNLAWSFAPSISVPIFEGGRNKANLEVAKVDRDIAVAQYEKAIQIAFREVADALAQRGTIDEQVAAQQSLTGATAETFRLSQARYQTGVDSYLNVLDAQRSLYVAQQNLITTRLARLNNMVTLYKVLGGGSK; this comes from the coding sequence ATGACACGCACGATCGCCAGACCCCTTGCCCTGGCCGCCTTCCTGTTCCTGGGAGGGTGCGCCTCGATGGCACCTAAATACACCCCGCCAGCCCCCCCGGTTGCCGGCAACTGGCCCACCGGCCCGTCCTACAAGACGGAGCAGGCGGCGCAGAAGCCCCTGGCCGAGATCCCCTGGCAGGAGTTCTTCGTCGAGCCGCAGTTGCAAAAGCTCATTACGCTCGCCCTGGACAACAACCGTGACCTCAAGGTGGCGGTTCTGAACATGGACCGCTATCGCGCCCTGTATCAGATCAAACGTGCCGACCTTTTCCCCACCGTCACCGGGGACGGCGCCTTTGCCGTGAGGAAGACGGCGGACGATCTGAGCCAGAACGGCAACGGTGGCGTTGGCCACTCCTACAACGTCTCGGTCGGCATCAGTTCCTACGAGCTCGACCTGTTCGGCAGGGTCAGTAGCCTGAAGGACCAGGCACTGGAGCAGTACCTCGCCACCGAGCAGGCCAGGCGCAGTGTGCAGATCACCCTGGTGTCTCAGGTAGCCAACGCCTACCTGACGCTCGGCTCGGACCTGGAGCGGCTGCAGCTTGCCAAGGACACCCTGGCGAACCAGCAGGAGTCCTACCGCCTCAGCAAGAGCCGGTTCGAGGCTGGGGTTTCCTCCGCCCTCGACCTGCAGCAGGCCCAGACCAGCGTCGACTCCGCCCGGGTAGACATAGCCCGCTATACCACCTTGGTGGCGCAGGACCTGAACGCCCTCGTCCTGGTGGTCGGCTCAGACGTACCGCAGGATCTCCTGCCCAAGTCGCTGACCGAAACACTGACCGCGGTGAAGGACGTGGCGCCGGGGCTTCCGTCCGACGTGCTCCTCTCCCGCCCGGACATCCTGCAGGCCGAGAACAACCTGAAAGGGGCCAACGCCAATATCGGTGCGGCTCGCGCCGCCTTCTTCCCGCGCATCGCCCTGACCACCAGCGTGGGCTTCGGCAGCGACCAGCTTACCGGCCTCTTCAAGGGGGGGAACCTGGCCTGGAGCTTCGCGCCGAGCATATCCGTTCCCATCTTCGAGGGGGGGCGCAACAAGGCGAACCTCGAAGTGGCCAAGGTGGACCGCGACATAGCCGTGGCCCAGTACGAGAAGGCGATTCAGATCGCATTCCGCGAGGTGGCCGATGCGCTGGCCCAGCGCGGCACCATCGACGAGCAGGTGGCGGCGCAGCAGTCCCTCACCGGCGCCACTGCGGAGACCTTCCGTCTCTCCCAGGCCCGCTACCAGACCGGCGTGGACAGCTACCTCAACGTCCTCGACGCGCAGCGTTCGCTCTATGTGGCCCAGCAGAACCTGATCACCACCCGCCTCGCGCGCCTGAACAACATGGTCACCCTCTACAAGGTATTGGGGGGCGGCAGCAAGTAA
- a CDS encoding efflux RND transporter permease subunit, with protein sequence MSRFFINRPIFAWVIAIGVMLAGLLAMKSLPVSQYPPIAPPQISVNAMYPGASAQTVQDTVTQVIEQKMNGIDNLLYMSSTSDSAGAVSINLTFKAGTDPNIAQVQVQNKLQLATPLLPQVVQKQGVQVVKSTRNFLLIVGIVSEDSSLNRYQLTDYMVSNVQDIISRVEGVGEVTVFGSQNAMRIWMNPDKLNNYKLTPNDVTTALQAQNAQVSAGQFGGMPAMQGQQLNATITARTLLQNPEQFQEIVLRTNPDGSTVKLRDVAKIDIGTENYDTLARYKGKPVAAMALRLAAGANALDTAERVRTKMADLEKFFPAGAKVVYPYDTTPFVKISMEEVVKTLMEAVCLVFIIMFLFLQNIRATLIPTIAVPVVLLGTLGVLFAAGFSINTLTMFALVIVIGLLVDDAIVVVENVERIMTEEGLSPHDATVKSMGQITSALWGIATVLSAVFIPMAFFGGSTGVIYRQFSITIVSAMILSVLTAQILTPALCATLLKPVVKGHEACESGWFCGFFRWFNKVFDKARHKYESIVGNSFGKPLRYLIFYGCLVGAMAFFFLRLPTAFLPDEDQGFIVCQIQLPAGATQERTIKMLEKVEKHFLENEKKSVDSLITVAGFSFAGRGQNMGLAFVKLKDWKLRPTPDLKAPAVAGRAMGAFSKFRDGMAFAFSPPAVVELGQANGFDFQLQDRGGLGHQALMDARNQLLGMASQNKKLMAVRPNGQDDTPQFKLNIDDVRAGALGVSLSDINNTLGTAWGSSYVNDFLQNGRVKKVYLQSDAAYRMVPEDINRWYVRNDKGEMVPFSAFATAKWEHASPRLERYNGIPSVEIMGNAAKGISTGEAMAEMEAMAAKLPPGIAYEWTGLSYEEKNAGKQAPALYAISLLVVFLAVAALYESWTIPFVNLLMLPLGLVGAVTAVTLRVLPNDIYLQIGLLTTVGLSTKNAILIIQFIKDQLHQGHELVEATLTAVKIRLRPVIMTSLAFFFGTLPLALTKGAGAGAQNAIGTAVTGGLLSATFIDLIFIPFFFVMVTKMFSKKHGTAKKAAAAAEVH encoded by the coding sequence ATGTCCAGGTTTTTCATAAACAGACCCATCTTCGCCTGGGTCATCGCCATCGGGGTGATGCTGGCCGGCCTCTTGGCCATGAAGTCGCTGCCGGTCTCCCAGTATCCGCCCATCGCGCCGCCGCAGATCTCGGTCAACGCCATGTACCCGGGCGCCTCCGCCCAGACGGTGCAGGACACGGTCACCCAGGTGATCGAGCAGAAGATGAACGGCATCGACAACCTGCTCTACATGTCCTCCACCAGCGACTCCGCCGGTGCGGTCTCCATCAACCTGACCTTCAAGGCCGGGACCGATCCCAATATCGCCCAGGTTCAGGTGCAGAACAAACTGCAGCTGGCTACGCCGCTGTTGCCGCAGGTGGTGCAGAAGCAGGGGGTCCAGGTGGTGAAATCCACCCGTAACTTCCTGCTGATCGTCGGCATCGTCTCCGAGGACAGCAGCCTCAACCGCTACCAGCTGACCGACTACATGGTGTCCAACGTCCAGGACATCATCAGCCGCGTCGAAGGCGTGGGTGAGGTGACCGTGTTCGGTTCCCAGAACGCGATGCGCATCTGGATGAACCCGGACAAGCTGAACAACTACAAGCTCACCCCCAACGACGTCACCACCGCGCTGCAGGCGCAGAACGCGCAGGTGTCCGCCGGCCAGTTCGGCGGCATGCCCGCCATGCAGGGGCAGCAGTTAAACGCCACCATCACCGCGCGGACCCTGCTGCAGAACCCGGAGCAGTTCCAGGAGATCGTGCTGCGCACCAACCCCGACGGCTCTACGGTCAAGCTCAGGGACGTGGCCAAGATCGACATCGGCACCGAGAACTACGACACCCTGGCCCGCTACAAAGGGAAACCGGTTGCGGCCATGGCGCTGAGGCTCGCCGCCGGCGCCAACGCGCTCGACACCGCCGAGCGGGTCAGGACCAAGATGGCGGACCTGGAGAAGTTCTTCCCGGCCGGCGCCAAGGTCGTCTACCCGTACGACACCACCCCGTTCGTCAAGATCTCGATGGAGGAGGTGGTCAAGACCCTGATGGAGGCGGTGTGCCTGGTCTTCATCATCATGTTCCTGTTTTTGCAGAACATTCGCGCTACCCTGATCCCGACCATCGCGGTCCCGGTCGTTCTCCTGGGCACCCTGGGCGTTCTCTTCGCGGCAGGCTTCTCCATCAACACCCTGACCATGTTCGCATTGGTCATCGTCATCGGCCTGTTGGTTGACGATGCCATCGTCGTGGTCGAGAACGTGGAAAGGATCATGACCGAGGAGGGGCTCTCCCCACACGACGCGACGGTCAAGTCAATGGGGCAGATCACCTCGGCCCTCTGGGGCATCGCCACCGTGCTTTCCGCCGTCTTCATCCCGATGGCGTTCTTTGGCGGTTCCACCGGCGTCATCTACCGCCAGTTCTCCATCACCATCGTCTCGGCGATGATCCTGTCGGTGCTCACCGCCCAGATCCTGACCCCGGCCTTGTGCGCCACGCTCCTCAAACCGGTGGTTAAAGGGCACGAGGCGTGCGAGTCCGGTTGGTTCTGCGGCTTCTTCCGCTGGTTCAACAAGGTGTTCGACAAGGCGCGTCACAAGTACGAGTCCATCGTCGGCAACTCCTTCGGCAAGCCGCTGCGCTACCTCATCTTCTACGGTTGCCTGGTCGGCGCCATGGCCTTCTTCTTCCTGAGGCTCCCCACCGCGTTCCTTCCGGACGAGGACCAGGGCTTCATCGTCTGCCAGATCCAGCTTCCGGCGGGCGCCACCCAGGAGCGCACCATCAAGATGCTCGAGAAGGTGGAAAAGCACTTCCTCGAGAACGAGAAGAAGTCGGTCGACTCCCTGATCACCGTGGCGGGCTTCAGCTTCGCCGGCCGCGGCCAGAACATGGGCCTCGCCTTCGTCAAGCTCAAGGACTGGAAGCTGCGCCCGACCCCGGACCTGAAGGCCCCGGCCGTCGCCGGCCGCGCCATGGGCGCCTTCTCGAAGTTCAGGGATGGGATGGCCTTCGCCTTCTCGCCCCCGGCCGTCGTCGAGTTGGGCCAGGCCAACGGCTTCGACTTCCAGCTGCAGGACCGCGGCGGTCTTGGCCACCAGGCCCTCATGGACGCCAGGAACCAGCTTTTAGGCATGGCAAGCCAGAACAAGAAACTCATGGCGGTGCGCCCCAACGGCCAGGACGATACCCCTCAGTTCAAGCTGAACATCGATGACGTCCGCGCCGGCGCCCTGGGCGTGTCGCTCTCCGACATCAACAACACCCTGGGCACCGCCTGGGGCTCCTCCTACGTCAACGACTTCCTGCAAAACGGCAGGGTCAAGAAGGTGTACCTGCAGTCCGATGCGGCCTACCGCATGGTGCCCGAAGACATCAACAGGTGGTACGTGAGAAACGACAAGGGCGAGATGGTTCCCTTCTCCGCCTTCGCGACCGCCAAGTGGGAGCACGCCTCTCCGCGCCTGGAGCGCTACAACGGCATCCCGAGCGTAGAAATCATGGGCAACGCGGCCAAGGGTATCTCTACCGGCGAGGCGATGGCCGAGATGGAGGCCATGGCCGCCAAGCTGCCGCCGGGTATCGCCTACGAGTGGACCGGCCTCTCCTACGAGGAAAAGAACGCAGGGAAACAGGCCCCGGCCCTCTACGCCATCTCGCTCCTGGTCGTCTTCCTGGCTGTAGCCGCCCTCTACGAGAGCTGGACCATCCCGTTCGTCAACCTGCTCATGCTCCCGCTGGGCCTGGTCGGTGCGGTCACCGCGGTAACGCTCCGGGTGCTCCCGAACGACATCTACCTGCAGATCGGTCTGTTGACCACGGTGGGCCTGTCGACCAAGAACGCGATTCTGATCATCCAGTTCATCAAGGACCAGCTGCACCAGGGACACGAACTGGTCGAGGCGACGCTTACCGCCGTCAAGATCAGGCTGCGTCCGGTCATCATGACCTCGCTCGCCTTCTTCTTCGGTACCCTGCCGCTCGCGCTCACCAAGGGGGCGGGCGCCGGCGCCCAGAACGCCATCGGCACCGCGGTGACCGGCGGCCTGCTGTCGGCGACCTTCATCGACCTTATCTTCATCCCGTTCTTCTTCGTCATGGTGACGAAGATGTTCTCCAAGAAGCACGGAACGGCCAAGAAGGCCGCTGCCGCTGCGGAGGTGCACTAG
- a CDS encoding efflux RND transporter periplasmic adaptor subunit, whose protein sequence is MQIKYRAQLLSVVVVLSGSLLLSGCGKKQQQAGGPPMGPPEVGVIEVKPERVALTTELPGRTSPYLIAEVRPQVSGIILKRVFTEGSDVKAGQVLYQIDPATYQAAYASAKASEARAEANVLPAKLKEERFRELVKINAVSKQDYDAAYAALKQAEADVASAKAAVETARINLAYTKVTAPISGRIGRSTVTDGALVTASQATALATIQQLSTMYVDVTQSSSDMLKLNRSLATGLLKRDQAGQARVKLLLEDGTPYPVTGSLKFSDVTVDQSTGSITVRAVFPNPKQTLLPGMFVRAVLEEGINESAILIPQRGVTRNAAGQAIVMVVGAENKVEPRPIQVARTVGDAWLVSSGLKGGEKVILEGLQKARPGTQVKVVPFQSPEGQGGPGAGAPAAAGQGGQGAAGAKAAAPGAPAAPAQPQKK, encoded by the coding sequence ATGCAGATCAAGTACAGGGCACAGTTGTTATCCGTCGTTGTAGTTCTGAGCGGCTCCCTGCTTCTTTCCGGGTGCGGCAAGAAACAGCAGCAGGCCGGCGGTCCGCCGATGGGTCCGCCCGAGGTGGGCGTCATCGAGGTGAAGCCCGAGCGCGTCGCCCTGACCACCGAACTTCCGGGGCGCACGTCCCCTTACCTGATAGCCGAGGTCCGTCCCCAGGTGAGCGGCATCATTTTGAAGCGGGTCTTCACCGAGGGTAGCGACGTCAAGGCCGGCCAGGTGCTGTACCAGATCGATCCCGCGACCTACCAGGCCGCCTACGCCAGCGCCAAGGCGAGCGAGGCGCGCGCCGAGGCCAACGTCCTCCCCGCCAAGCTGAAGGAGGAGCGCTTCCGCGAACTGGTCAAGATCAACGCGGTCAGCAAGCAGGATTACGACGCCGCCTACGCTGCGCTCAAACAGGCCGAGGCCGACGTCGCCTCCGCGAAGGCCGCCGTCGAGACGGCGCGGATCAACCTGGCCTACACCAAGGTGACCGCCCCCATCTCCGGCCGCATCGGGCGCTCCACCGTCACCGACGGCGCACTCGTGACCGCGAGCCAGGCAACCGCCCTGGCGACCATCCAGCAGCTCTCCACCATGTATGTGGACGTGACCCAGTCGAGCTCCGACATGCTGAAGCTGAACCGCAGCCTCGCCACCGGTCTTTTGAAGCGCGACCAGGCCGGCCAGGCCCGCGTCAAGCTCCTGCTCGAGGACGGCACCCCGTACCCGGTGACCGGCTCGCTTAAATTCTCCGACGTGACCGTCGACCAGAGCACCGGCTCCATCACCGTGCGCGCCGTCTTCCCGAACCCGAAGCAGACCCTGCTCCCGGGCATGTTCGTCCGTGCGGTACTTGAAGAGGGGATCAACGAGTCGGCGATCCTGATCCCGCAGCGCGGCGTGACCCGCAACGCGGCCGGCCAGGCCATCGTCATGGTGGTCGGTGCCGAGAACAAGGTTGAGCCGAGGCCGATCCAGGTTGCCCGCACCGTGGGTGACGCCTGGCTGGTGAGCTCCGGCCTGAAGGGCGGCGAGAAGGTGATCCTGGAGGGGCTGCAGAAAGCGCGTCCCGGCACCCAGGTGAAGGTGGTGCCGTTCCAGTCCCCCGAAGGGCAGGGCGGTCCCGGCGCGGGCGCTCCGGCAGCGGCAGGGCAGGGCGGTCAGGGTGCCGCAGGCGCCAAGGCGGCAGCCCCCGGTGCCCCGGCAGCCCCGGCACAGCCTCAGAAAAAGTAG
- a CDS encoding TetR/AcrR family transcriptional regulator, producing the protein MDKAEKCDKPDKCAEKREAIIQAALELVAEQGFHGAPMAMIAEKAGVGAGTIYRYFENKDDLIRWIYKNVEERFVEVMMQGYPENGPVRERLVHIGTALVRHLINEPLQLRFVEQFHNSPYGVDHRREKLFGQGRKDIISELFDEAVAQQIFKPLELAILFSLFFGPLVDICRDHILGFIKLDDALIEQVVGACWDALRR; encoded by the coding sequence ATGGATAAAGCAGAAAAGTGTGACAAGCCGGACAAATGTGCCGAGAAGCGTGAAGCGATCATCCAGGCGGCGTTGGAGTTGGTGGCCGAGCAGGGGTTCCACGGCGCGCCCATGGCGATGATAGCAGAGAAGGCCGGCGTCGGCGCCGGTACCATTTACCGCTATTTCGAAAACAAGGACGACCTGATCCGCTGGATCTACAAAAACGTGGAAGAACGTTTCGTCGAGGTGATGATGCAGGGGTACCCGGAAAACGGGCCGGTGCGCGAGCGCCTGGTGCATATCGGCACCGCGCTGGTGCGCCACCTGATCAACGAACCGCTGCAGTTGCGTTTCGTCGAGCAGTTCCACAACTCCCCGTACGGCGTGGACCACCGCCGCGAGAAGCTCTTCGGGCAGGGGAGAAAGGACATCATCAGCGAGCTCTTCGACGAGGCGGTGGCGCAGCAGATCTTCAAGCCTCTGGAGTTGGCCATCCTCTTTTCGCTCTTTTTCGGTCCTTTGGTCGATATCTGTCGCGACCACATCCTTGGCTTCATCAAGCTGGACGATGCCCTGATCGAGCAGGTGGTCGGGGCCTGCTGGGACGCCCTGCGTCGCTAG
- a CDS encoding nitroreductase family protein — MIELLRKRRSIRKFTEEKVSAEAVETLVEAALRAPASRSLNPWEFIVVDDPQLLQQLAAAKQHGSEFVARAPLAIVVCADSTKSDVWVEDCSIAAILIQCTALSLGLGSCWAQIRERRHDAQTSAEQYLQKLLGLPEHLKVECILGIGHPAERPRPLPAEKLQREKVRKNRWS, encoded by the coding sequence ATGATCGAACTGTTACGCAAACGCCGCAGCATAAGGAAGTTCACCGAAGAGAAGGTCTCCGCAGAGGCCGTGGAGACATTGGTCGAGGCCGCTTTGAGAGCGCCCGCTTCTCGCAGTCTGAATCCTTGGGAGTTCATCGTCGTCGACGACCCGCAACTGCTGCAGCAACTCGCCGCAGCCAAGCAGCACGGCTCCGAGTTCGTGGCGCGGGCGCCTTTGGCCATCGTGGTCTGTGCCGACAGCACCAAGTCCGATGTCTGGGTCGAAGACTGCTCCATCGCCGCCATCCTAATCCAGTGCACCGCCCTGTCGCTGGGGCTGGGGAGCTGCTGGGCGCAGATCCGCGAGCGCAGGCACGATGCCCAAACGAGCGCCGAGCAGTACCTCCAGAAACTGCTGGGACTCCCGGAACACCTGAAGGTGGAATGCATCCTCGGCATCGGCCACCCTGCCGAGCGTCCGCGCCCCCTTCCCGCCGAGAAGCTGCAGCGCGAAAAGGTGAGGAAGAACCGCTGGTCCTGA
- a CDS encoding IS3 family transposase translates to MFGFITEHRSEFGVQEMCRVLGVTRSWYYAHAAGRVTKRQREDQALLPAIKKAFHDSDKTYGAVRVVKELQKQQKYVGKNRVWRLMRENDLRVKTKRRFKVTTNSDHKRPVAPNLLQRNFSAPAPNQVWTGDITYIETAQGWLYLAVVLDLFSRRIVGWSMSDRMTDDLVVTAFANAAVKRRPGAGFIFHSDRGSQYCSKRFGTTISKAGGVQSMSGTGCCYDNAVTETFFSTLKRELVYHCSFKTRQEAQSRIFCYIEGFYNRKRLHSAIGYCSPEEFEQQELKMAA, encoded by the coding sequence ATATTCGGGTTCATAACCGAGCACCGCTCCGAATTCGGAGTTCAGGAGATGTGCCGAGTTCTTGGAGTGACTCGGAGTTGGTACTACGCCCATGCAGCCGGCCGGGTAACCAAGCGGCAGCGTGAAGACCAGGCACTGCTACCAGCTATCAAAAAAGCCTTTCACGACAGCGACAAGACGTACGGTGCAGTACGAGTAGTCAAAGAGCTGCAAAAGCAACAAAAGTACGTCGGAAAGAACCGCGTCTGGCGCCTGATGCGTGAAAATGATCTGCGAGTGAAGACTAAGCGGCGATTCAAAGTCACCACGAACTCGGATCACAAACGTCCTGTCGCGCCAAACCTTTTACAGCGGAATTTCTCTGCTCCAGCCCCTAATCAGGTTTGGACTGGTGACATCACGTACATCGAGACTGCCCAGGGCTGGTTGTACCTGGCAGTCGTGCTGGATCTCTTCTCCCGCCGGATCGTTGGCTGGAGCATGAGCGACCGAATGACAGACGACCTGGTTGTAACGGCTTTTGCCAATGCAGCGGTGAAGCGTCGGCCAGGAGCTGGCTTCATCTTCCACAGCGATCGCGGTTCGCAGTACTGCAGTAAGCGCTTCGGTACCACGATCAGCAAAGCTGGCGGCGTACAAAGCATGAGCGGCACCGGATGCTGCTACGACAACGCTGTGACGGAGACATTCTTCTCGACACTGAAGAGAGAATTGGTTTACCACTGCTCCTTCAAAACCCGGCAGGAGGCGCAAAGCCGGATCTTTTGCTACATCGAAGGTTTTTACAATCGCAAGAGGCTACACTCTGCCATCGGCTATTGCTCCCCAGAAGAGTTCGAGCAGCAGGAGTTGAAGATGGCAGCATAA
- a CDS encoding transposase, translating to MRSNRKYDSEFKREAIKLVIDEGRTIREVESSLGITHGVLKGWVQKHRDQQDPVKVKHASVEAELKHLRKENERLLREREILKKAVAIFSTDPNRYSGS from the coding sequence ATGAGATCGAATCGCAAGTACGATTCAGAGTTTAAACGAGAAGCGATCAAGTTAGTCATTGATGAAGGCCGTACCATCCGTGAGGTAGAGAGCAGCCTAGGGATCACCCATGGGGTTCTCAAAGGGTGGGTCCAGAAACATCGGGACCAACAAGATCCTGTAAAAGTTAAGCATGCATCAGTTGAAGCCGAACTGAAGCACCTGCGTAAAGAGAACGAGAGGCTACTGCGCGAGCGTGAAATCCTAAAAAAAGCAGTGGCCATCTTCTCGACGGATCCGAATCGATATTCGGGTTCATAA